In Gemmatimonadaceae bacterium, one genomic interval encodes:
- a CDS encoding PAS domain-containing protein: MGTTSPRAPRDSISMRALECCPDSILLMMGMVEPIGPTIIFVNKAFERLTGYRRSEAWGQTPRALLNPGFDASSPDPMLAALRAGEDFHGELSHVRRDGSTYVADWKVSPMRDASGEITHWIAVQREVQAARGCADSTATSAEWAASGRSGSETPAMRASALAIATLRVEQVTVEPEQHALAGAGALA, from the coding sequence ATGGGAACCACCTCCCCCCGCGCCCCGCGCGATTCCATCTCGATGCGCGCCCTGGAGTGCTGCCCCGACTCCATCCTCCTCATGATGGGTATGGTCGAACCGATCGGCCCCACGATCATCTTCGTCAACAAGGCGTTCGAACGGCTCACGGGCTACCGCCGCAGCGAGGCCTGGGGGCAGACGCCCCGAGCGCTCCTGAATCCGGGGTTCGACGCCAGCTCACCCGACCCCATGCTGGCCGCACTCCGCGCCGGCGAGGACTTCCACGGCGAGCTGTCCCACGTGCGAAGGGACGGCTCGACGTACGTCGCCGACTGGAAGGTCTCACCCATGCGCGACGCGAGCGGCGAGATCACTCACTGGATCGCGGTCCAGCGCGAGGTGCAGGCCGCGCGCGGATGTGCTGACAGCACAGCGACTTCCGCCGAGTGGGCCGCATCGGGGAGGAGCGGGAGCGAGACCCCGGCCATGCGCGCCTCCGCACTCGCCATCGCCACGCTGCGCGTCGAGCAGGTCACGGTGGAGCCCGAACAGCACGCCCTCGCGGGCGCCGGCGCCCTCGCCTAA
- a CDS encoding phosphoribosyltransferase domain-containing protein: MSPRRYEVDPTKGRFDVEWPLFGELSRALALKVARSFDPEIVVGVATAGVIPGAVVAAILEREFRSILVSRRDHEQVRETPAVLGAAPHEVRGKRVLIVDETCDSGATMRLAVAAIVNAGAAEVRTAVSFKTGVYEPDFHALATESTIVLPWDREVLVNGELVANPKYFEAR, from the coding sequence ATGTCGCCGCGACGCTATGAAGTCGATCCCACCAAGGGGCGGTTCGATGTGGAGTGGCCGCTCTTTGGCGAGCTGTCACGCGCACTCGCCCTCAAGGTGGCGCGCAGCTTCGACCCGGAGATCGTGGTCGGTGTCGCCACGGCCGGCGTGATTCCCGGGGCGGTGGTGGCCGCCATCCTGGAGCGCGAGTTCCGGTCGATCCTCGTGAGCCGGCGCGACCACGAACAGGTGCGCGAGACCCCTGCCGTGCTGGGGGCCGCCCCGCACGAAGTGCGCGGCAAGCGCGTCCTCATCGTCGACGAGACGTGCGACAGCGGGGCCACGATGCGGCTGGCGGTTGCGGCGATCGTGAACGCCGGGGCCGCCGAGGTACGCACCGCGGTCTCGTTCAAGACGGGGGTGTATGAGCCGGATTTTCACGCCCTGGCCACGGAGAGCACCATCGTCCTCCCGTGGGATCGAGAGGTGCTGGTGAACGGCGAACTCGTGGCGAACCCGAAGTACTTCGAGGCGCGTTAG